One genomic region from Arenicella chitinivorans encodes:
- a CDS encoding cold-shock protein → MATSTGTVKWFNETKGFGFIEQDGGPDVFAHYSAISGGGFKTLAEGQKVEFDIKQGEKGPQAENIVLL, encoded by the coding sequence ATGGCAACATCTACAGGTACAGTTAAGTGGTTCAATGAAACAAAAGGCTTCGGCTTCATTGAGCAAGACGGCGGCCCTGACGTATTCGCACATTACAGCGCCATCAGTGGCGGCGGCTTCAAAACTCTGGCTGAAGGCCAGAAAGTTGAATTCGATATCAAGCAAGGTGAAAAAGGCCCACAAGCTGAAAACATCGTTTTGCTGTAA
- the fusA gene encoding elongation factor G has product MADLSKYRNIGIFAHVDAGKTTTTERILSLTGKIHKIGEVHDGEATTDFMEQEQERGITIQSAATSCEWAGHRFNIIDTPGHVDFTVEVYRSLKVLDGGIGVFCGSGGVEPQSETNWRYANESEVARVIFVNKLDRMGADFYRVVDQIENVLAATPLVMVLPIGIEDDFVGVVDLLERKSYVWDNSGDPTKYEVGEVPADMVDKVEEFREKLIETAVEADDDVMEAYLEGEEPSIEQIKACIRKGTNKLLFFPTYCGSAFKNKGVQLVLNAVVDYLPSPTEVEAQPIVDEEGNETGRVATVDAAETFKALAFKIMDDRFGALTFVRIYSGKLNKGDTILNSFTGKTERVGRMVEMHADDRIELSSAQAGDIIAIVGMKNVQTGHTLCDPKDPVTLEPMVFPDPVISMAVFPKDKAATEKMGIALGKMVAEDPSFVVETDQESGETILRGMGELHLDIKVDILKRTHGVECTVGAPQVAYRESITQRVEDSYTHKKQSGGSGQFGKIDYVVEPNEPGGGFVFESKVTGGNVPREFWPAVEKGFSLSMEKGVLAGFPTEDVKVTLMDGAFHAVDSSAVAFEIAAKGAYRQTLPKAGPQIIEPIMKVDVFSPEDNVGDVIGDLNRRRGMIKSQDLTPTGVRIKADVPLAEMFGYIGDLRTMTSGRGQFSMEFAHYMPCPRNVADEVIAAQKERDAAKA; this is encoded by the coding sequence ATGGCTGACCTATCGAAATACAGAAATATTGGTATCTTCGCGCACGTAGACGCGGGGAAGACAACCACCACTGAGCGTATCTTAAGCCTGACCGGCAAGATTCATAAAATCGGTGAAGTACATGATGGTGAGGCGACAACTGACTTCATGGAGCAAGAACAGGAGCGTGGTATCACGATTCAGTCGGCTGCCACCAGCTGTGAGTGGGCCGGACATCGCTTCAACATCATTGACACGCCAGGCCACGTTGACTTCACTGTGGAAGTTTATCGTTCACTGAAAGTACTGGACGGCGGTATTGGTGTGTTCTGTGGATCGGGTGGTGTTGAGCCTCAGTCAGAGACTAACTGGCGTTATGCGAACGAATCAGAAGTCGCTCGTGTGATCTTTGTCAACAAGCTGGACCGTATGGGGGCAGACTTCTATCGCGTGGTTGATCAGATCGAAAACGTGTTGGCTGCAACACCGCTGGTGATGGTTCTGCCAATTGGTATTGAGGATGACTTCGTTGGTGTGGTTGACCTGTTGGAGCGTAAGTCTTACGTATGGGACAACTCAGGCGACCCGACGAAATACGAAGTTGGTGAAGTACCGGCGGATATGGTCGACAAAGTTGAAGAGTTTCGTGAGAAGCTCATCGAAACTGCGGTTGAAGCCGATGACGATGTAATGGAAGCTTACCTTGAAGGTGAGGAGCCAAGCATCGAGCAGATTAAAGCGTGTATCCGCAAAGGTACGAACAAGCTGCTGTTCTTCCCAACATACTGTGGCTCAGCCTTCAAGAACAAAGGCGTTCAGCTGGTACTGAATGCGGTGGTGGATTATCTGCCAAGCCCAACTGAAGTTGAGGCGCAACCGATTGTGGATGAAGAAGGTAATGAAACAGGCCGTGTTGCAACGGTTGATGCGGCTGAGACATTCAAAGCGCTGGCATTCAAAATTATGGATGACCGCTTTGGTGCACTGACTTTCGTGCGCATCTACTCAGGTAAGCTAAACAAAGGTGACACCATTTTGAACTCGTTTACGGGTAAAACCGAGCGTGTTGGCCGTATGGTGGAAATGCACGCGGACGATCGAATCGAGCTGAGCTCGGCACAGGCTGGCGATATCATCGCTATCGTTGGCATGAAAAACGTGCAAACCGGCCACACATTGTGCGACCCAAAAGACCCAGTGACCTTGGAACCAATGGTGTTCCCAGACCCTGTTATCTCGATGGCGGTGTTCCCGAAAGATAAAGCGGCGACTGAAAAAATGGGTATTGCGCTAGGTAAGATGGTCGCAGAAGACCCTTCCTTTGTGGTCGAGACTGATCAAGAATCAGGCGAAACTATTCTGCGAGGTATGGGTGAGCTGCACTTAGATATTAAAGTTGACATCCTGAAGCGAACGCACGGTGTTGAGTGTACGGTTGGCGCGCCACAAGTGGCCTACCGTGAGTCGATTACGCAGCGCGTGGAAGATAGCTACACACACAAGAAGCAATCGGGTGGTTCCGGACAATTCGGTAAAATCGATTACGTGGTCGAGCCAAATGAGCCGGGTGGCGGCTTTGTCTTCGAGTCGAAGGTAACGGGTGGTAACGTACCTCGTGAGTTCTGGCCTGCGGTAGAAAAAGGCTTTAGTTTGTCAATGGAGAAAGGTGTTTTGGCTGGCTTCCCGACAGAAGACGTGAAAGTGACGTTGATGGACGGGGCCTTCCACGCAGTTGACTCCTCAGCGGTGGCGTTTGAGATTGCCGCTAAGGGTGCCTATCGTCAGACATTGCCAAAAGCTGGACCTCAAATCATTGAGCCAATCATGAAAGTTGACGTGTTCTCTCCAGAGGACAACGTAGGTGACGTAATTGGTGACTTGAACCGTCGTCGTGGCATGATCAAGTCGCAAGATTTGACCCCAACCGGAGTACGTATCAAAGCGGACGTGCCACTGGCTGAAATGTTTGGCTACATTGGTGATCTGCGCACCATGACTTCAGGTCGTGGCCAGTTCTCAATGGAGTTTGCGCACTACATGCCTTGCCCACGCAACGTGGCGGATGAAGTTATCGCCGCTCAAAAGGAGCGTGATGCAGCAAAAGCATAA
- a CDS encoding response regulator: MSNQNEKEFYTTIEAAKLLGVSVRTVQLWVENGSLEAWKTAGGHRRIVAKSVADRVAGKPSLDVVQNYAKKKKRILVVEDNPTVAKFYQAVIDSWQQPIEVVVKHDGFEGLVEIGKALPDLLISDIYMPGMDGLQMIRSLYKSQLLSSDKIIVISGLSSDSIAERGGIPAEVAYFKKPVNVDELRNTVFERLELASTTSKSAVAT; this comes from the coding sequence ATGAGCAACCAAAACGAAAAAGAGTTTTACACCACCATTGAAGCAGCTAAATTACTCGGTGTTTCTGTGCGAACGGTGCAATTATGGGTGGAGAACGGTTCACTTGAGGCGTGGAAGACAGCTGGCGGACATCGTCGAATCGTGGCTAAATCCGTCGCCGACCGGGTGGCAGGCAAGCCGAGTCTGGATGTTGTGCAGAATTACGCAAAGAAGAAAAAACGTATTCTGGTGGTCGAAGACAATCCTACTGTGGCAAAATTTTACCAAGCCGTTATCGATTCTTGGCAGCAACCAATTGAGGTTGTCGTGAAGCATGATGGGTTCGAAGGTTTGGTTGAAATCGGTAAGGCGTTACCAGACTTACTTATTTCAGACATTTACATGCCCGGAATGGATGGACTGCAGATGATTCGCTCGCTGTACAAGTCTCAGCTCTTATCCAGCGACAAAATTATCGTCATCAGCGGCCTCTCCAGTGACAGCATTGCGGAGCGGGGTGGGATCCCTGCGGAAGTGGCTTATTTTAAGAAGCCAGTCAACGTTGACGAGCTGAGGAATACCGTTTTTGAACGACTTGAACTGGCGTCGACAACGTCAAAATCTGCAGTAGCTACTTAG
- a CDS encoding heme NO-binding domain-containing protein produces the protein MKGIILSEFVEFLEDTVGPEQAQAIIDNSGVSSGGAYSRVGQYDYQELIQLLTQAVTDTEHETSFLLQAFSDHLFGVFKRDYQVFFDGVSSAAQMLSQIDNHIHVEVKKLYPDAELPKFEYQTDGKQFTLDYQSPRPLAAVAQALVNACIKYFGNREELVSCEIAEDQCAAKFVIQLI, from the coding sequence ATGAAGGGGATAATTTTGTCAGAGTTTGTTGAGTTTCTGGAGGATACTGTCGGTCCAGAGCAGGCGCAGGCTATTATTGATAACAGTGGAGTGTCATCGGGCGGTGCGTACTCGCGAGTAGGTCAGTACGATTACCAAGAACTGATTCAATTGCTGACTCAGGCGGTCACGGATACAGAGCACGAGACGTCTTTCTTGCTGCAAGCGTTTTCAGATCATTTGTTTGGGGTGTTTAAACGTGACTATCAGGTGTTCTTTGACGGTGTATCTTCTGCTGCCCAAATGTTGTCTCAGATTGATAACCATATCCATGTGGAGGTAAAAAAGCTGTACCCAGACGCGGAACTGCCAAAGTTTGAATACCAGACAGACGGCAAGCAGTTTACACTGGACTATCAATCACCAAGGCCGCTGGCGGCGGTGGCGCAAGCGCTGGTGAATGCTTGTATTAAATATTTTGGAAATAGGGAAGAGTTGGTCTCGTGTGAAATTGCTGAGGATCAATGTGCAGCAAAATTTGTGATTCAGCTAATCTGA
- a CDS encoding ATP-binding protein, protein MSNDLDNQLRLARSRAERLKAARDQAETLLEKKSRELYELNQQLELAHKGLEDEVKQATYELSISNQRLQKTLNERLRFIGQMSHEVRTPLNAITGLSELLLKTDLSTSQYDYVDTINSAARSLIVLLNDMLDITKIEAGKLVLQPVDVDTARLHRNLVAMFQLEADQKGLDLRLELDPSLPSFVRLDKGRYRQILNNLVSNAIKNTESGSVRIKLSFIPNPNGAQTGELCIDVVDTGVGIPPEQIEKIFNAYEQLGEPQCGVGLGLAICSQLCALMHGSIRCRSQVGHGSVFEVRLPTDVSSANVADAQAAVTFADPAKAPKPRILVAEDNPINQKVLAAQLAQLGQHADMVDNGAEALQRLQTHDYDLVLMDIIMPIMDGEQTIKAIREAEPRIAGHYCVALTASNYQDQKQRLLDMGFDEFLGKPLSLNELANMLAQVPMPQGALASSDRGHQSAFDSSYFKTQFGDIWETVFVEIADTFLAHTSASLVALQAAIEAGESDSISKIGHSLKGAAASMGESTLSALFEQVEREPDSIQLTDWQEEIEAQWALVSSVIREEVARITRKQQAVG, encoded by the coding sequence ATGTCTAACGATCTGGATAATCAATTACGGTTGGCGCGTTCGCGCGCGGAACGGCTGAAAGCGGCACGGGATCAAGCTGAAACCTTGCTGGAGAAGAAGTCCCGAGAATTGTATGAGCTGAATCAACAACTGGAGTTAGCACATAAAGGTCTGGAAGACGAAGTGAAGCAGGCGACCTACGAGCTATCAATCAGTAATCAGCGCTTGCAAAAAACACTAAATGAACGCCTGCGCTTTATTGGCCAGATGAGCCACGAGGTGCGAACGCCACTAAACGCCATCACTGGATTGTCCGAACTGCTACTCAAGACCGACTTGTCGACCTCGCAATACGACTATGTGGATACCATTAACAGCGCCGCCAGGTCCTTGATCGTACTGCTCAATGACATGCTGGATATCACTAAGATAGAAGCCGGTAAATTAGTGTTGCAACCGGTGGATGTCGACACGGCGCGACTTCATCGTAACTTAGTGGCCATGTTTCAGCTAGAAGCTGATCAAAAGGGTTTGGATCTACGATTGGAACTCGACCCTTCTCTGCCGTCATTTGTGCGCTTGGACAAGGGCCGCTATCGGCAAATTCTTAATAACCTCGTTTCCAATGCAATCAAGAACACGGAGTCGGGTTCGGTGCGCATTAAACTGTCGTTCATTCCCAACCCTAACGGCGCGCAAACAGGTGAGCTTTGTATTGATGTGGTTGACACGGGTGTGGGGATACCACCCGAACAAATTGAAAAAATTTTTAATGCGTATGAACAATTGGGCGAGCCGCAGTGCGGTGTTGGGCTTGGTTTAGCCATCTGTTCTCAGTTGTGCGCATTGATGCACGGCAGTATCCGATGTCGCAGCCAAGTTGGTCATGGCAGTGTCTTTGAGGTGCGATTACCAACGGACGTGTCCAGCGCTAATGTGGCTGATGCGCAAGCGGCGGTTACGTTTGCTGATCCGGCCAAGGCCCCTAAGCCACGTATCCTGGTGGCAGAAGATAATCCGATTAATCAAAAGGTATTAGCAGCCCAACTGGCACAGCTGGGTCAACATGCTGACATGGTAGACAACGGCGCAGAAGCGCTACAGCGATTACAAACCCATGATTATGATTTGGTTTTGATGGACATCATCATGCCGATCATGGACGGAGAGCAAACAATCAAGGCAATTCGTGAGGCAGAGCCTCGCATTGCTGGCCATTATTGCGTAGCACTAACCGCATCCAATTACCAAGATCAAAAACAACGATTGCTGGATATGGGATTCGATGAGTTTCTCGGCAAACCGCTGAGTTTAAACGAATTGGCAAACATGTTGGCACAGGTCCCGATGCCGCAGGGTGCTTTGGCGTCAAGCGACCGCGGCCATCAAAGCGCGTTCGACTCAAGTTACTTTAAAACTCAGTTTGGCGATATTTGGGAAACCGTATTTGTCGAAATTGCGGATACCTTTCTTGCTCACACAAGCGCCAGCTTAGTTGCCTTGCAGGCCGCCATCGAGGCGGGTGAGTCTGATTCGATTTCGAAAATAGGTCATTCGCTGAAAGGTGCTGCCGCCAGTATGGGGGAATCAACACTGTCGGCCTTGTTTGAGCAGGTAGAGCGTGAACCAGACTCGATCCAGCTCACCGACTGGCAGGAGGAAATCGAGGCTCAATGGGCTCTAGTCTCATCCGTAATTCGGGAAGAGGTAGCGCGGATTACAAGGAAACAACAGGCGGTAGGTTGA
- a CDS encoding lipopolysaccharide biosynthesis protein, producing MGWIKSLQTRVANNVFLTNLGWLGASEVVVRATRLITAVVLARMLDPLAFGLAALVLTVNELIRVFSRNGIGAKIVQCDESQLDEVCNTAYRLNLLFCFSLFVFQVLIAYPLADWYDAPSLVPMLQILALTYLLMPFGMVHAALVQRQQRLKSVAMIDGGQVATDNLITAILALCGLGAWAIVLPKFLTTPIWLIGYRRAIVWRPSGAVLSLPLWREVLEFGRYFLSIEVLKTARLNLDNMLIGRLLGMEALGIYYFARNAGLGFSLTLIKAVNSALYPNLCEVRNNVAALRARFGRNMKQIALVVVPLLLLQAGLAYWYVPIVFGEQWAHAVPLLAVLCLSAVPRAFGESASALVLAANRIQHDFIWNMVLTTLFISVVAFASTVSLMAVATGILLIYLLSNPLYLIYAWRVCCPAESSTQTAELKPLAKEAGYGH from the coding sequence ATGGGCTGGATTAAATCACTGCAGACGCGGGTGGCAAACAACGTCTTTCTGACCAATTTAGGTTGGCTTGGGGCGAGTGAAGTCGTCGTGCGTGCAACGCGGTTAATCACCGCCGTGGTGTTGGCAAGAATGTTGGATCCGCTCGCATTTGGACTGGCTGCGCTGGTGCTCACGGTCAATGAGCTCATTCGGGTGTTTAGCCGTAATGGTATTGGTGCCAAAATTGTGCAATGCGATGAGAGTCAATTGGACGAGGTGTGTAACACCGCATATCGGCTGAATCTGCTGTTTTGCTTCAGTCTGTTTGTGTTTCAGGTATTGATAGCGTATCCGCTGGCCGATTGGTATGACGCACCAAGTTTGGTGCCAATGTTACAAATTCTGGCACTGACCTACTTATTAATGCCGTTTGGTATGGTGCATGCGGCGTTAGTACAACGGCAACAACGGCTTAAATCCGTTGCCATGATTGATGGTGGGCAGGTAGCCACAGATAATCTGATTACCGCTATCTTAGCGCTCTGTGGTCTGGGGGCATGGGCGATTGTGTTACCGAAATTTCTCACTACCCCAATTTGGTTAATTGGCTATCGGCGTGCAATTGTTTGGCGGCCGAGTGGGGCGGTGTTGAGCTTACCGCTGTGGCGTGAGGTGCTGGAGTTCGGACGTTATTTCCTAAGCATCGAGGTGCTTAAAACCGCACGTCTGAATCTAGATAACATGCTGATCGGGCGTTTATTGGGAATGGAGGCGCTTGGTATTTATTACTTTGCCCGGAACGCGGGTCTTGGGTTCAGTTTGACACTGATCAAAGCAGTTAACTCCGCGCTGTATCCGAATCTCTGTGAAGTTCGAAACAATGTGGCGGCCCTGCGTGCACGATTTGGTCGAAATATGAAACAGATTGCCTTAGTGGTGGTGCCGTTATTGCTGTTGCAGGCAGGTTTGGCGTATTGGTATGTTCCGATCGTATTCGGTGAGCAGTGGGCGCATGCGGTGCCCTTGTTGGCGGTATTGTGTTTGTCTGCTGTCCCACGCGCCTTTGGTGAGAGTGCCTCGGCCTTGGTGTTAGCGGCAAATCGGATACAGCATGATTTCATTTGGAATATGGTGCTGACGACGCTGTTCATCAGTGTGGTGGCTTTTGCATCGACTGTCAGCCTGATGGCTGTTGCAACGGGTATTCTCCTGATCTATCTGCTGAGTAATCCGCTGTACTTGATTTATGCATGGCGCGTTTGTTGTCCGGCGGAGTCAAGCACTCAAACCGCAGAACTTAAACCCTTGGCGAAAGAGGCGGGTTATGGACACTAA
- a CDS encoding glycosyltransferase family 2 protein gives MDTNSQHTHAAHSPVVTVVMPVYNVRDYIRTAVESVLAQTYDDLELIVVDDESPDDSIACIQNLIDADPRIQLVHQENRGLAGARNTGIRQARGEFIAFLDSDDYWHPDKLRHHVTFMQAHPEVGVSFSASMFVNEQGQSLEKMQTPAIKSGYTPRDVFCRNPIGNGSAPVIRNGVLQQLAFRGKDKHGRQTEYWQYFNESLKQSEDIDCWTRLALLTATEFSLIDKPLTYYRLNNAGLSADVASQYQTWLKFIDGLAELAPEFVKRHTPAAKAFQCRYIARRCISQAQGRQALSWFVKALRYSPGALMTESKRTLVTAAASLVMACLPEAGQRKLVARFL, from the coding sequence ATGGACACTAATTCTCAGCATACGCACGCAGCGCATTCACCAGTTGTGACGGTCGTGATGCCCGTTTACAATGTCCGGGACTACATCCGGACCGCCGTTGAATCGGTGTTGGCCCAGACCTATGACGACCTCGAGTTGATTGTGGTCGATGATGAGTCCCCGGATGACTCGATTGCGTGTATCCAGAATTTGATTGACGCCGATCCTCGGATTCAGCTTGTCCATCAAGAAAACCGCGGACTGGCAGGGGCTCGAAACACCGGGATTCGCCAGGCGCGTGGCGAGTTTATTGCGTTTCTGGACTCCGATGACTACTGGCATCCCGACAAGTTGCGACACCACGTGACGTTTATGCAGGCGCACCCTGAAGTCGGCGTGTCGTTCAGCGCGTCAATGTTTGTGAACGAACAGGGCCAGTCACTCGAAAAAATGCAGACACCGGCGATTAAATCTGGGTATACACCGCGCGATGTATTCTGTCGTAACCCCATCGGAAATGGTTCCGCGCCAGTGATTCGAAATGGCGTATTGCAGCAGCTGGCGTTTCGTGGCAAGGATAAACATGGTCGGCAGACCGAGTATTGGCAGTACTTCAATGAGTCCCTAAAACAGTCCGAGGACATTGATTGCTGGACACGACTTGCATTGTTGACGGCCACTGAATTCAGCTTGATTGATAAGCCTCTGACCTATTATCGCTTGAATAATGCTGGATTGTCAGCCGATGTCGCCAGTCAGTATCAGACTTGGCTCAAATTCATTGATGGTCTCGCCGAGCTGGCACCGGAATTCGTCAAGCGGCATACGCCCGCGGCCAAGGCATTTCAGTGTCGATATATTGCGCGTCGCTGTATTTCGCAGGCGCAAGGCAGGCAAGCGTTGTCTTGGTTTGTGAAAGCATTACGGTACAGCCCTGGTGCGTTAATGACAGAATCAAAACGTACCTTGGTGACGGCTGCTGCCAGTCTAGTGATGGCTTGTTTACCCGAAGCTGGTCAGCGTAAATTGGTGGCGCGATTTCTATAA
- a CDS encoding glycosyltransferase family 2 protein: MSTTTPTSFSVVIPVYNKAASIRRAVVSVLDQADIAPNRVEIILVDDGSQDDSVSCATELQAEFSDRRIKLHRQKNAGVSAARNTGVSLASHPLVVFLDADDSYKPTFLATIERLFLAFPACAAFGTAYEFVWQTSGQKKSPRLRGLDPANRKQILPDFFLSAAQGDLPFNTSSLCVRKDVFELLGGFPLGENMGEDQSLFCELALSHQIAYSPDVCAHYFQEVSGSLMQTESAVGEMPFSERLQSKLDAGTIPADMAPSVRAYIAGHLLDLVRRNLRSGNFAAAKKILKDPRSKVTRLKWYYWHARSLLA, translated from the coding sequence ATGTCGACAACCACGCCAACCTCATTCTCTGTGGTAATACCGGTATATAACAAAGCGGCCAGCATTCGACGTGCTGTGGTGTCAGTACTAGATCAAGCCGACATTGCACCGAATCGCGTGGAGATAATTTTGGTGGACGATGGCTCGCAAGACGACTCCGTAAGCTGTGCCACCGAATTGCAAGCTGAGTTCTCGGATCGGCGGATAAAACTGCATCGCCAGAAAAATGCGGGGGTCTCTGCGGCCCGAAACACCGGCGTAAGCTTAGCCTCACACCCTTTGGTTGTGTTTCTCGATGCAGACGACAGCTACAAACCTACTTTCTTGGCCACCATTGAACGGCTTTTTTTAGCCTTCCCTGCGTGTGCTGCCTTCGGCACCGCATACGAGTTCGTTTGGCAAACATCAGGCCAAAAAAAGAGCCCACGATTACGTGGTCTCGACCCAGCAAACCGCAAGCAAATTCTGCCAGATTTTTTTCTCAGCGCAGCGCAAGGCGACCTACCATTTAACACTTCGAGTCTCTGTGTGCGCAAAGACGTGTTTGAGCTTTTGGGAGGATTTCCATTAGGCGAAAATATGGGCGAAGATCAATCTCTGTTCTGCGAGTTAGCATTATCGCATCAGATTGCATACAGCCCCGATGTGTGTGCGCACTACTTTCAGGAAGTGAGTGGTTCTCTAATGCAAACCGAATCTGCAGTCGGGGAAATGCCGTTCTCTGAACGCCTACAAAGCAAACTCGACGCAGGTACCATTCCAGCGGACATGGCACCCAGTGTGCGGGCATACATAGCCGGGCATTTACTCGATCTTGTGCGACGCAATCTCCGTAGTGGAAACTTTGCGGCGGCGAAGAAGATACTCAAAGATCCAAGATCAAAGGTAACTCGATTGAAGTGGTACTACTGGCACGCGCGCAGCCTGCTCGCGTAA
- a CDS encoding sulfotransferase domain-containing protein, with amino-acid sequence MTRKPNFIIAGAAKSGTTTLHGLLNSNPEVFLPELKEPHYFCREQKFNFPVITDHDDYVALFDQHHEKALGEASTAYLYYPESAERIHAEIPDCKIICLIRNPVERALSMWGHQVREGLEIESLDQAIEDEINGKQRTLNGVDYGFNYCRLGLIADHIEQYQSLFGHDNVLLLDYRQLHSNPQQLVNRVCDFLGVEPHTLPTKQSHLNASGVPKFGWLHTFLNAQNPAKKLLLAPFKLLLPAKLRHQVWQKLRNQNIRQGQRHQLSEFAKIHLDQYFKEEVLRIDDLLRNSGQASQPLAS; translated from the coding sequence ATGACACGTAAACCCAATTTTATTATCGCTGGCGCAGCCAAGTCTGGTACCACGACCTTGCACGGCCTATTGAACAGTAACCCCGAGGTATTTTTGCCGGAGTTGAAAGAACCACACTATTTTTGTCGCGAGCAAAAGTTCAATTTTCCGGTCATCACGGATCACGATGACTACGTCGCATTGTTCGATCAGCACCACGAGAAAGCACTCGGTGAAGCGTCTACGGCCTATTTGTATTACCCGGAGAGCGCGGAACGTATCCACGCGGAAATCCCAGACTGTAAAATAATCTGCCTAATCCGCAACCCAGTTGAGCGCGCATTGTCCATGTGGGGCCACCAAGTTAGAGAAGGTTTGGAAATTGAATCATTGGACCAAGCGATTGAAGACGAAATTAATGGCAAACAACGTACATTAAATGGCGTTGACTATGGATTCAATTATTGTCGATTGGGGCTAATCGCGGATCACATCGAACAGTATCAATCTCTGTTCGGTCACGATAACGTACTGCTGTTGGACTATCGACAATTACACAGCAACCCACAACAGCTGGTAAACCGAGTGTGTGACTTTCTGGGCGTGGAGCCACATACATTGCCCACGAAACAATCGCATTTGAACGCCTCTGGCGTGCCCAAGTTCGGTTGGTTGCATACCTTTCTGAATGCGCAGAACCCTGCTAAAAAACTGTTACTAGCGCCATTCAAATTGCTGCTACCTGCGAAGCTGAGACACCAAGTGTGGCAAAAACTGCGCAACCAAAACATTCGCCAAGGACAGCGACACCAACTGTCTGAGTTCGCCAAAATACACTTGGACCAGTATTTTAAAGAAGAAGTCTTGCGTATTGATGATCTGTTGCGCAATAGTGGTCAGGCCAGTCAACCACTAGCCAGCTAA
- a CDS encoding O-antigen ligase family protein — translation MIAELYDKIRYQRWHDFGTLSSDERLITRCITLTFAFYLVGALYLIAPVLGWGLAAVVIARWVSGIKLSHRNTKWLIALWCLSALILELTLVIAHVDFNLGFGKIIKSTIGWAKGWALLSIFIVLGYTLKLRYQVICRAACIVGLIALLATPALIMAFILRLPETLYVSPLKVFGGAGPEFFTIRLYEIDPFNGRPRWRYFAPWAPAVGFVANIYFLCAWFEKDRFWKTVGLIGNATMIFLASSRMGIIVLLLIPLAVWGLSRLTRPWVIITTACGILAVAMMFDPISEFLLTTLNDIKEARADSTRVRASLGNIALYRWQSEAFWFGHGVVETGTHLVEFMPIGSHHNWYGLLFVKGFIGFLAFLTPFVLTCLVLLIKAQYQVSSRLGLGMCLILGFFSMSENIEALAYMTWPAWLLIGVGIRECFADVDTYQHNLLGRFRIISESLSTNR, via the coding sequence ATGATCGCCGAGCTCTACGATAAGATACGCTATCAACGTTGGCACGATTTCGGTACGCTGAGTAGCGACGAACGTCTCATCACGCGCTGCATCACATTGACCTTTGCATTTTACTTGGTCGGTGCCTTATACCTCATTGCTCCGGTACTCGGTTGGGGACTGGCTGCAGTCGTGATCGCGCGTTGGGTCAGCGGTATTAAGCTCAGTCACCGAAACACCAAATGGTTGATCGCACTTTGGTGCCTAAGCGCGCTAATTCTCGAGCTCACGCTGGTGATCGCCCACGTCGACTTCAATCTGGGTTTCGGCAAAATAATTAAATCCACCATTGGCTGGGCTAAAGGCTGGGCACTATTAAGCATTTTCATTGTGTTGGGTTATACATTGAAGCTGCGCTACCAAGTCATTTGTCGTGCCGCGTGTATCGTTGGACTGATTGCATTACTCGCCACGCCAGCACTCATCATGGCCTTTATTCTGCGCTTGCCTGAAACATTGTATGTATCGCCGTTGAAGGTATTCGGCGGTGCCGGACCCGAGTTTTTCACGATTCGTCTCTACGAGATCGACCCATTTAACGGTCGCCCGCGCTGGCGGTATTTTGCACCCTGGGCGCCCGCCGTCGGATTTGTCGCGAATATCTATTTCTTATGTGCATGGTTCGAAAAAGATCGCTTCTGGAAGACTGTGGGCCTGATTGGAAACGCGACGATGATCTTCCTTGCCAGCTCGCGCATGGGCATTATCGTACTACTACTCATTCCGCTCGCAGTGTGGGGATTATCACGATTAACGCGCCCTTGGGTAATCATTACCACCGCATGCGGTATTTTGGCGGTCGCGATGATGTTCGACCCCATCTCCGAATTCCTGCTAACCACCTTAAACGACATTAAAGAAGCGCGTGCAGACTCAACACGTGTCCGTGCCAGCCTGGGCAATATCGCGCTTTACCGTTGGCAATCAGAAGCATTCTGGTTTGGGCATGGCGTGGTGGAAACCGGCACGCACCTAGTTGAGTTCATGCCTATTGGCTCGCACCACAATTGGTATGGGCTGCTGTTTGTTAAGGGCTTCATAGGTTTCTTAGCATTCCTCACACCATTTGTACTCACGTGCCTGGTCCTATTGATCAAAGCACAGTATCAGGTGAGCTCTCGTTTAGGCCTTGGTATGTGCCTCATCCTGGGCTTTTTCTCGATGAGTGAAAACATCGAGGCGCTGGCTTATATGACTTGGCCAGCTTGGTTGTTGATCGGCGTCGGTATCCGTGAATGCTTCGCAGACGTGGACACCTATCAACATAACTTACTCGGCCGATTCCGCATCATTTCTGAATCGCTCTCGACTAATCGATAA